The Acipenser ruthenus chromosome 45, fAciRut3.2 maternal haplotype, whole genome shotgun sequence sequence AGCACCTCTGAGGCGGAGAACATTCTTAAACCAGTTTTAAAACACTGACATTGCACAGCCGAACCACCAACACAGATCTCCTGCTCCAGGAGGGATTCTTACACACCGCACTGGCGTGGGGCACTGGAGCCTTTCCACTGTGCCAGAAcacatgtgaaaaaaaataacacacacacagcaaggaAGATCTCACTCGCACAGCCGTGTGTAACGCAACTGCACCCCAAGCAAAGCTTACCCAAGACTGTACACCAAGAGGTTAATACTGAAACGATTAGGAGTTTGAATAAGGGATGCCGGGAGCAAGATTAGAAACGAAACGCAACGCACTTACTCAAGGGTAATAAATATTCAAGTATCTGTACGAGGAAGTTATATGCCCACATAACAACACATCAGGCAGCCGACTAGCACAGGTGGCGCAGAAGTTAAGAGCAGCGTAAATACTTCTCTTACTGGAAAAGGAaagagactcccattgcagagcacaCTGAGACAGCCCGGGTTTTACTGCACACCAGAGCTTGAACTGGACCAATCAGACCCCTGCTAAACCTGCTCTGAACAGAGCCTGCAGGGACAAACCATTTACTTAACAAACTCACAGCTCCTGCTCGCTTCAATAACATGAGGACTTAATTCAGGGctgttctgaaacccagggctggTGGAGTTTCCAGCTCTGCTCAGATGGCTTTGCAGGGATTAAAATAAGACTccagttgcacagcagtttcatccattccaggtgtTAATtcgagcttgattaaccacagtgtgtatagctaacaagctcaggtgagtcttattaaactcacagtagaACCGGGAATGAGTCaagctgctgtgcagtgggagtgttatttccatccctgtttgcAACAGGAGTGTTAGAAATCACTGCTGACGTCTCAAAATGTCGTTTTTAAAATAacgaaaaaattaaaacacagagcCGCTAGTAAAACCTCCAGTGCTGACATTAAAAACATGCCTGGCTAATTCAAAATCAAAAATCGCTGGAGGCATTTTAAAGTATTCactatacctttaaaaaaaattaaaaaaaagacaaaaacctaataaacacttttaaaaaaatgaatgaatctaAATCAAATGAAATGTCGCCAGTGCTTTACAAATATAATACAACtctggaaataaaaaatatttgattttccCAACTCGTGCATAAACGTATCGCAGCCgccttcatcatcatcatcatcatcatcatcatcatcttctttgacattcaaaaataaaacacaaagaaaaggaAAGCAAAATATAACCAATATTACAGATCTGAATTACATAACATATACAACACACACTTTAACATCTCCCCCCCCATTATCTTTCTTGATACACTGAAGgggacagccccccccccccccccatcccaaaaaaaataaaaaataataaaaacatattagtGGTACATTACTCTGCTGTCAAGTTACCCCTGAAACACGcaacagagagagcgagagagagggcgGGCAGTGGCCTAACAGGCATTAAAAAGTCTGGAACCAAGTCTGCTGTTACCTTGCCTAGGACTCCACCCCAATTTCCATTAGCAGGTGCATATTTCCTTTAGAAAGTGTCCCACACACTCAGTAGTATATTTCTAGTTTCTCTcccccgcccccaccccctcacccccttCATTTTgggagaggtgggagagggggagggggatctGCCGGCAGGGGAGGGGGTCGGGAGCCGCCCCGGTTGCCCTGATTGGCTCTCAGGGGCAGCCCGGGGTATCTGTACTCCCCGTAAGGGGAGGGCACGTAGTCAAACTGTGGAGGGGGAGCGGGCTGCACCCCCTGGGCGCTCAGCAAGGAGTTCAACATGTCGAAGGTGTCCTGGTAGTCGTTGGGCTGGCTGTTGGCGCCGTGGCCGTTGGCGTCCGACGATGGCACCTTCCCCGAGCCGCCAGCGGGCTGCTGCTGCATGAAAGGCAGGTCCAAGAAACCGAACTGCTGgctggtggaggaggaggaggaggaggaggaggaggggggtagAGGAGGAAGGGGCGGCTGGTAGCTTCTGGAAGACTTTTGGCCAGCTTTTGGCTGGTGGTTGTGGGGCATCGCGGCGACGGACTCGTCAAAGTGGGGGCGCTTGCGGGACGAGGCCCCGCTTTGAGGGGTGCTGTgactggaggaggaggaggagtcacTCGATCTCTTGCTGCCTGTGGACGCGCGGGGGTTCTTGTGCGAGTGGTGGTGGTGCCGGTGGTTTGACGAGTGCTCTCGGTGCTTGTCTTTGCTCTTGCCGCTCCCTTCGTCCGACGAGCTCTGCCTCTCCGCTGCCACCGCGGGGACTCGGATCCTCACTTTGATCTCCTCGGGACGCCCCGAGCCCGAGCCAGCGCTCCCTGCCTTCTCCCCGGAGCCTCCCATCGGGATGCGCATCTTCAGGGATCCCTTCTCCGGCTTCTCGGAATTCCCGATGGGGATTTTCAAGACGATGGGGGAAGGGTTTTCCACGCTCTCCCTCTGCCGCTGAGAAGGAGGAGGCCGGTCTCTCTTCTGCTGGGTGGCCGTGGCGTACTGCTCTTTCCGGCTGGCCTCCCTGCACTCCAGCTTGCGTTTCTGGGCAGCCAGCTCCTCGGCGTGCTTCGCCCGGTACTCGCTCAGAGACACTTTCGCAGGGGCGGCCTGCCATTTCTGGAGAGAGGGGAACCCCATGTCGACGTCCGCACCCCCCAGCCCCTGGTCAGTTACCCCGGGCTGCTCGCCGCCAGCAGTTCTGTGTACCTGGGGGACCAGCTTACTCTGGGCTTGCCAGTATTGCTGGGGTCCCTCCGTCGCGCGGAGGGGCTGGTCCCCCGAGGGCTCCGGGGGCGTGGTGGAGGAGGGGGGCGTGGCCGCAGACATGCTCATCAGCCCTGCCAGCGCCATCTCTGAGGAAGCCATCGAGATCATGCTCATCAAAGTGTCCGTCTGATCCCCACCGCCTTCCTGCAGCTTCGATTTCTTGGTCGTCTGCCCGGCCTGAAATGAAAAATATCAGATGCATTGCAAAcgtgggagaaaaaaaacaaaacacatgcacgcacgcacgcacacgcacacacgcactcacaagcacacgcacgcacgcacactcttGCAAGGATCAGATGCCAGTTCCATAAAACACCTGGGGGTGTTCATGCAAGCTCAGATTACCACCAAGTGCAGGTAGTTTAGGGTTAGTGCCAATAGTCTAAGTCTAAGCCTATATATTTTAGGGttctttataatatatacacacacacatatacatacacacacacactatatattgtatttatatgtactgtattaatatatatatatatatatatatatatatactgcaggcATACAGAAAGCCCCTTTCTAAAGCTCAGTCTTGAAGAAAGCAGCCACTCTCTGGGTGCAGCACCGCGTTCCATTATCATCGTTTGAACCCCCAGTAAAAGCGCTCCAGTCAGAAGTTGTTAAAATGTGTTCACCATCGAGGTTACCTTCCAGTTCCGGATCCTCTTTAACCGGTTCGGAGTCTTCTCAAGAATCTGCAGGAAGTCCTGGGTGAGCTCTgaaacacaaacgcacacacacagagaattaTTCAAAGTCTCTTCCACATACACAAGCATTTCGCACCAGCAGACTCATCTACATTAATGTTGTGCATCTCATAAAAGCACCGACTCTCTAATGACTGGCTTCTTTGATTGAATTCCCcaatatgttacattttaaaagtctaaGGGGACAGGAAATCTAAAACAAATCTAACATTGCAAACATGAAAGCAAgcccccgtcccgtcccgtcccgtctgAACTTACCGTCCAGCAGCTCCAGAGTCACAGTGGGATCCACATACTCCCACCAGTGCTTCTCATCGGCCGACACCGGGATCTCCCAGTTTGACCACTTGCATGCCAGGTGGATGCACACGCAGGCCACTATGGGAGGACTGTACTGGAGGGAGAACGTGGTCAAGTGCAGACTGGGTAGTGTTGAATtcaagagaaaagaaaaaaaaaaaaaacacaggtaagcCTTTATTTAGGCTTAAAGCCACACAAAAGGTTATCAGAGAGGCTCAGAGTAAGGGcgaccggtgtgtgtgtg is a genomic window containing:
- the LOC117401030 gene encoding cyclin-T1 isoform X2; protein product: MAASFPCPSSENGKWYFTREQLENSPSRRAGLDPDKELSYRQQAANLLQDMGQRLNVSQLTINTAIVYMQRFYMVQSFTRFHRNVIAPATLFLAAKVEEQPRKLEHVIKVAHACLNPQDPSPDTKSDAYLQQAQDLVILESIILQTLAFEITIDHPHTHVVKCTQLVRASKDLAQTSYFMATNSLHLTTFSLQYSPPIVACVCIHLACKWSNWEIPVSADEKHWWEYVDPTVTLELLDELTQDFLQILEKTPNRLKRIRNWKAGQTTKKSKLQEGGGDQTDTLMSMISMASSEMALAGLMSMSAATPPSSTTPPEPSGDQPLRATEGPQQYWQAQSKLVPQVHRTAGGEQPGVTDQGLGGADVDMGFPSLQKWQAAPAKVSLSEYRAKHAEELAAQKRKLECREASRKEQYATATQQKRDRPPPSQRQRESVENPSPIVLKIPIGNSEKPEKGSLKMRIPMGGSGEKAGSAGSGSGRPEEIKVRIRVPAVAAERQSSSDEGSGKSKDKHREHSSNHRHHHHSHKNPRASTGSKRSSDSSSSSSHSTPQSGASSRKRPHFDESVAAMPHNHQPKAGQKSSRSYQPPLPPLPPSSSSSSSSSTSQQFGFLDLPFMQQQPAGGSGKVPSSDANGHGANSQPNDYQDTFDMLNSLLSAQGVQPAPPPQFDYVPSPYGEYRYPGLPLRANQGNRGGSRPPPLPADPPPPLPPLPK
- the LOC117401030 gene encoding cyclin-T1 isoform X1; its protein translation is MAASFPCPSSENGKWYFTREQLENSPSRRAGLDPDKELSYRQQAANLLQDMGQRLNVSQLTINTAIVYMQRFYMVQSFTRFHRNVIAPATLFLAAKVEEQPRKLEHVIKVAHACLNPQDPSPDTKSDAYLQQAQDLVILESIILQTLAFEITIDHPHTHVVKCTQLVRASKDLAQTSYFMATNSLHLTTFSLQYSPPIVACVCIHLACKWSNWEIPVSADEKHWWEYVDPTVTLELLDELTQDFLQILEKTPNRLKRIRNWKVTSMAGQTTKKSKLQEGGGDQTDTLMSMISMASSEMALAGLMSMSAATPPSSTTPPEPSGDQPLRATEGPQQYWQAQSKLVPQVHRTAGGEQPGVTDQGLGGADVDMGFPSLQKWQAAPAKVSLSEYRAKHAEELAAQKRKLECREASRKEQYATATQQKRDRPPPSQRQRESVENPSPIVLKIPIGNSEKPEKGSLKMRIPMGGSGEKAGSAGSGSGRPEEIKVRIRVPAVAAERQSSSDEGSGKSKDKHREHSSNHRHHHHSHKNPRASTGSKRSSDSSSSSSHSTPQSGASSRKRPHFDESVAAMPHNHQPKAGQKSSRSYQPPLPPLPPSSSSSSSSSTSQQFGFLDLPFMQQQPAGGSGKVPSSDANGHGANSQPNDYQDTFDMLNSLLSAQGVQPAPPPQFDYVPSPYGEYRYPGLPLRANQGNRGGSRPPPLPADPPPPLPPLPK
- the LOC117401030 gene encoding cyclin-T1 isoform X3, translated to MATNSLHLTTFSLQYSPPIVACVCIHLACKWSNWEIPVSADEKHWWEYVDPTVTLELLDELTQDFLQILEKTPNRLKRIRNWKVTSMAGQTTKKSKLQEGGGDQTDTLMSMISMASSEMALAGLMSMSAATPPSSTTPPEPSGDQPLRATEGPQQYWQAQSKLVPQVHRTAGGEQPGVTDQGLGGADVDMGFPSLQKWQAAPAKVSLSEYRAKHAEELAAQKRKLECREASRKEQYATATQQKRDRPPPSQRQRESVENPSPIVLKIPIGNSEKPEKGSLKMRIPMGGSGEKAGSAGSGSGRPEEIKVRIRVPAVAAERQSSSDEGSGKSKDKHREHSSNHRHHHHSHKNPRASTGSKRSSDSSSSSSHSTPQSGASSRKRPHFDESVAAMPHNHQPKAGQKSSRSYQPPLPPLPPSSSSSSSSSTSQQFGFLDLPFMQQQPAGGSGKVPSSDANGHGANSQPNDYQDTFDMLNSLLSAQGVQPAPPPQFDYVPSPYGEYRYPGLPLRANQGNRGGSRPPPLPADPPPPLPPLPK